The stretch of DNA TTTCGGTTCAAGGCTCGTTGGCCATGTCCGCCATCTCCAAATACGGCACTGAAGAACAAAAGAACTACTGGCTGCCACAAATGGCCAAGGGTGAAAAGCTCGGTTGCTTCGGTTTGACTGAGCCTCACGGCGGAAGCGATCCTGCCAACATGAAAACTACTGCCGTGCTCGAGGGAGACACCTGGGTTCTCAACGGAGCTAAGCGCTGGATTGGTTTGGCAACACTGGCTGATTTGTGCATCGTGTGGGCAATGACTGATGAGGGGGTTAGAGGATTTATCGTTCCCACTGACACCCCCGGATTCGTAGCAACTGCCATTGACGGCAAGCTTGCCATGCGTGCCTCAATTCAGTGTGATATCGAATTGACCGATGTTCGCCTCCCTGCTGATGCGATTCTTCCGGGAGCAAAGGGATTGTCCGGACCGTTCGGATGCCTCAACGAGGCCCGCTATGGAATCATCTGGGGTGCCATGGGAGCAGCTCGAGCTTGTCTCGACGCGGCAATTTCTCGCTCGAAGGAGCGTGAGGTTTTCGGCAAAGCAATAGGTTCCTTCCAGATCACTCAAGCCAAGCTGGCAGATATGACGCTCGAATACGAGAAGGGTGTTTTGCTCGCACTCCACATTGGCCGTCAGAAAGATGCCGGAACCTTGAACCTCGCCCAAATTAGCGTGGGCAAGCTCAACAGTGTTCGTGAAGCTCTCAAGATTGCCCGTGAAGCTCGCACGATCCTTGGCGGCGATGGCATCACGGGAGAATTCCCCGTGATGCGGCACATGGCTAACCTAGAGGCCGTGCGCACCTATGAGGGTACAGATGAAATTCACCAGCTGGTGATTGGTCGTGCTCTGACAGGGTTGAACGCGTTTAGCTAGCCTAGAGTTCCGAGCTGAAGCTACCCAGGTCTTTACAGGCCTGGGTAGTCCTCGTTATAGGCAGTGATGACTTCCATGATGGGACCATCGAGTTTGAGCGTGCCCTTATCTAGATAGAGACCTCGAGTGCAAAAACGCTTGAGATCGCCCTCGTTGTGGGAGACAAAGAACAGGGTGCGACCTTCGCCGAGCATTTCTTCGATACGGCGGTAACACTTGTTGCGGAAAGACTTATCTCCTACAGCCAGCACCTCATCGACGAGAAGAACAGGTTCTTCCAAACTGGTGACCACCGAAAATGCCAGACGCACCTTCATGCCGCTGGAGAGATGCTTGTAGGGGGTGTCGAGGAAGTCATCAATTTCAGCAAAGTCGATGATGTCATCAAACTTGGCAGCAACTTGTTCCCGGGTCATGCCATGCAGGCCTGCGGTGAGGTAGACGTTATCGCGCACCGTGAGGTCATCGACAAACCCACCCGTGATTTCAATGAGCGGGGCTACGCCGGCGTGTACCTGCACGTTTCCTTCATCAGGAATCAGTACGTTGGCAACCAACTTCAACAAAGTCGATTTACCTTGACCGTTTCGGCCCACCACACCGATGGCTTCACCAGGAGCAACAGTGAAGGACACATGACGCAGTGCCCAAAACTCATTGGGCTTAGAACGTCGCGTTTTCGAGCCAAACAAATCTTTGAGGGAGCGACGTCCCTTGTGGTTGCGGCGGAAACGAATTCCGGCATTTTCCACGGTGATGACAGAAGGCGAGCTCATTAGATCTCCTTCAATACGGAACGCTCAGCACGGGAGAATACCCAGATTCCCAAACCAAGAATGATGACCGACATTGCCACAGAGATGCCAACCACGCTCCAGTTGAGCTCTTCGGGGAAGAAAGCAGCACGGTAGAGGTCGAAGATTCCCGCAAGTGGATTGAATGCCATCCACGGCTGAACCGCAGCAGGCAAATCTCCGAAGGCATAGATGATGGGGGAGGCGTAGAAGAGGAAACGCAGGAAGAGTTTGATGACTCGTTCCAAATCTCTGAAGAACACCACCAGCGGAGCAACAATCAAGCCAATACCAAAGGTGAGGATTGCTTGGATAAGAATCGCCAGTGGAAAAAAGACCACTTCCCAGCCCAGCTGCGCACCGGCGACAACGGCAAAGATTGCAAGCACCGGCAGGGAAAACAGAAATTCCATACCCTTACCCAGCACAATGCTGGCAACCCAAATGCTGCGCGGAATTGAAGTGGAGCGCACCAGCTTCGCTGATTTGATGAATGCTCTCGTGGAGTCTGAGACGGCACTGTTGAACCACATCCAGGGCAGCAAACCGGCGAGCAAGAAGACGATGTACGGTTCAGTTCCGGCTGCGCGCTGGAAAACCTGAGTGAAGATAAACCAGTAGATTCCGCTCATAATCAGCGGATCAAGAATGGACCAGAGATAACCTAAAGCACTCGTTGAGTAACGAACCTTGAGGTCACGACGAGTCAGCAGCCACAGTGCGTGCCAATAGCGTGCGAAAGCAGACCGTTGATACGGCGACTGTTCTACGGTTGCGCTCACGACTTAGAGCCTACGGCTTTGGCGCAGGTTAGACGAAGAGGTTGGCGCGCTCGAGGTCCTCTGCGAAGTCAATTTCGACTGCGTAGAGGTCAGAGATATCCATGGGCTCAACCAGGAGGCGATCCTGTTCAATAGCTAGCTCTAGTCCACGCTCAAAGTAATCCTGGTCGTTGACCTTGGTGAGGTGGTGCAGCAGAACGGGCTTGTCCTTGGCGGAGATGTAGTTGATACCGACGGCCTCACCCAGACCGTTTTTGACGGTCTTGGACAACTCGTTGATGTAACCCTCTGCGGTGGTGGTGTACTTGACCTCTTCGTCAGAGACTGAAGAGGTGTTCACCGACACGAATGACTGGTCGCGCACGATGAGTTCAGACGCACGCACGAGAGCAGCTGGATCGAAAACTACGTCACCGTTCATCCACAGCACCCCGCCATTGCTCGAGGCACGCAGTGCACGCATGAGGGATTTAGAGGTGTTGGTGGTGTCGTATTGCTCGTTGTAGACAAAGTTCACGTCAGGGAAAGCTTCAATGATGTGCTCAAGCTTGTAACCAACCACAACAGTGATGTGTGCGTCATTGCCAAAGGCGTGACGAATGTTTTCCATCTGCTGTTGCATGATGGTGCGGCCGTCACTGAGTTCAGTCAGCGGCTTAGGCAGTGAGCGTCCGAGACGGCTACCCATGCCAGCGGCAAGAATTACTACCTGTGTAGTCACGATAAAGCTCCTTGTGCGGTGTCAGATGCACCAGAAGAACAAGAGAAACGGGCATCAGAAAATGTCGATAAGAACGACACCCCGTTATGTCTCCTATAGTTTACCCGCCGTTTACCCAAAAAAGCCAGAAGTTAAGCCCGTTTGTTGCCTTTTCGTGACACTATTCACAGGGTTCACTCAGGAGGCTTCCGCCTCGTAGAATTGGCGTATGAGCTCGACATTTCCTGACGGCACACCATTGGAGACCGGTGGTGGCACCGCAACCCTCGACCGTGAACTCGAAGAGCTGCTGCGTAACGAGCAATTAGATGAAGGCGATCACGATCGTTTCGCTCATTATGTGAAGAAGAACGACATCATGAAGTCGGCCCTGTCGGGAAAGCCAGTTCGTGCACTGTGTGGAAAAAAGTGGACGCCCGGACGCGACCCAGAGAAGTTTCCCGTGTGCCAAACCTGTAAAGAAATTTACGAAAAGCTCCAAGATGACTAGCGGCCGGTTCAACCGCAATGCGCCCATCGGTATTTTTGACTCAGGCGTGGGTGGACTGACCGTAGCAAGGGCCATTCGTGATTCCCTCCCACACGAATCAATCACATATATCGGAGACACTGCACACTCGCCCTATGGCACAAAAAGCATCGCGGACGTGCGTACCTACGCACTTGATGTTATGGACGGGCTAGTCGAGCAGGGCGTCAAAATGCTTGTCATTGCCTGCAATACAGCAAGTGCTGCCATGCTGCGTGATGCGCGTGAACGCTATGACGTGCCCGTGGTTGAGGTTATTCAGCCCGCTGTTCGCGGTGCACTCGCAGCCACACGCAATAACCGCATTGGTGTGATCGGCACAACAGCAACCATCACCTCCAGGGCGTACAACGACGCCTTCGCTGCCGCTCCACACTTGGAACTTTTCACTCAGGCCGCCCCCAAATTTGTGGAATTTGTCGAAGCCGGACAAACCAGCGGAGCAGATGTCTTGCGCGTAGCCAGGGAATACCTGCAACCTCTGATCACTGCCAACATTGACACCCTCGTCCTTGGCTGTACGCACTACCCCTTCCTCCGAGGAGCTATCTCCTACGTCATGGGTGATCACGTCCGCCTCGTCTCCAGCGACAATGAAACAGCCAAAGATGTCTACCGGGAACTGGTCACCAGAGAATTAGACCGTGTTGACCCCACTCCACCTACCTACATTTATGAAGCAACCGGCGATAACACAGCAGAGTTCCTCCGTTTGTCATCACTCTTTTTAGGTCCCCAGGTCGTTTCTGTGGACTACACCCCAACGGGGGCAATCAATCTTCCCCTCAACTAAAGGAACCTATGTCAGAGAACATCACCCGTGCTGACGGCCGTGCCGTCGACCAGCTTCGTGAAATCACCATCGAACGAGGCTGGAGTGAACAAGCAGAAGGCTCAGCTCTCATCTCCTTTGGTAAAACCAAGGTTCTGTGCACTGCCTCATTCACCAGTGGGGTGCCTCGCTGGATGACAGGATCCGGTAAAGGCTGGGTGACTGCTGAATACGCGATGATTCCTCGCTCGACCAACTCGCGGATGGACCGTGAAGCGGTCAAAGGCAAAATTGGTGGTCGTACCCACGAGATTTCTCGCCTCATTGGCCGCTCACTGCGCGCAGTGGTCAATACCAAAGCTTTGGGCGAAAACACCATCGTGATCGACTGTGATGTTCTTCAAGCTGACGGGGGAACCCGCACAGCTGCAATTACGGGAGCATATGTTGCTCTGGCTGAGGCCATTACGTGGGGTAAATCACAAAAACTCATTCCCGCCTCTGCCGAACCACTAATCGACAGCGTTTCGGCCGTATCGGTCGGAATTATTGATGGTGTGCCCATGCTGGATCTTGCCTATGTTGAGGATGTCCGCGCGGAGACAGACATGAATGTCGTAGTCACCGGTCGCGGACTCTTTGTTGAAGTTCAAGGAACTGCTGAGGGCGCTCCTTTCGACCGCAACGAGCTGAACTCGTTGCTGGATCTTGCCGTTGCTGGGGCACACGACCTCACCAACTTCCAGCGACAAGCACTTGCTTAGCTCATGAACACTTTCGTGTTGGCAACCCACAATCAGCACAAGATTGAGGAATTCAATGCCATCCTGGGCTCACTTGTTCCCGGCATAACGGTGATTGGCTATGACGGGCCTGAGCCCATCGAAGATGGTGTGAGCTTTGCCGAGAACGCGCTCATTAAAGCGCGTGCAGCGGCCGCTCACACAGGACTAACGTCCCTGTCAGATGACTCCGGTATCTGTGTGGATGTTTTAGGCGGTGCCCCAGGAATCTTTTCTGCCCGCTGGGCAGGATCCGCCAAAGACAATGCTGCGAATGTTCAACTCCTACTGGATCAACTCGGTGATGTCAGAGATGAAGACCGCA from Aurantimicrobium sp. MWH-Uga1 encodes:
- a CDS encoding acyl-CoA dehydrogenase family protein; the protein is MSTAKYPDVSLADEVFDFHALLSPEEKEWAMKARDFAQTEIRPVIEEDFDKKYFRKELIPLIAQQGFLGMHIKGYGCAGASAVSYGLVCLEMEAVDSGWRTFVSVQGSLAMSAISKYGTEEQKNYWLPQMAKGEKLGCFGLTEPHGGSDPANMKTTAVLEGDTWVLNGAKRWIGLATLADLCIVWAMTDEGVRGFIVPTDTPGFVATAIDGKLAMRASIQCDIELTDVRLPADAILPGAKGLSGPFGCLNEARYGIIWGAMGAARACLDAAISRSKEREVFGKAIGSFQITQAKLADMTLEYEKGVLLALHIGRQKDAGTLNLAQISVGKLNSVREALKIAREARTILGGDGITGEFPVMRHMANLEAVRTYEGTDEIHQLVIGRALTGLNAFS
- a CDS encoding ABC transporter ATP-binding protein — its product is MSSPSVITVENAGIRFRRNHKGRRSLKDLFGSKTRRSKPNEFWALRHVSFTVAPGEAIGVVGRNGQGKSTLLKLVANVLIPDEGNVQVHAGVAPLIEITGGFVDDLTVRDNVYLTAGLHGMTREQVAAKFDDIIDFAEIDDFLDTPYKHLSSGMKVRLAFSVVTSLEEPVLLVDEVLAVGDKSFRNKCYRRIEEMLGEGRTLFFVSHNEGDLKRFCTRGLYLDKGTLKLDGPIMEVITAYNEDYPGL
- a CDS encoding ABC transporter permease gives rise to the protein MSATVEQSPYQRSAFARYWHALWLLTRRDLKVRYSTSALGYLWSILDPLIMSGIYWFIFTQVFQRAAGTEPYIVFLLAGLLPWMWFNSAVSDSTRAFIKSAKLVRSTSIPRSIWVASIVLGKGMEFLFSLPVLAIFAVVAGAQLGWEVVFFPLAILIQAILTFGIGLIVAPLVVFFRDLERVIKLFLRFLFYASPIIYAFGDLPAAVQPWMAFNPLAGIFDLYRAAFFPEELNWSVVGISVAMSVIILGLGIWVFSRAERSVLKEI
- a CDS encoding NTP transferase domain-containing protein, giving the protein MTTQVVILAAGMGSRLGRSLPKPLTELSDGRTIMQQQMENIRHAFGNDAHITVVVGYKLEHIIEAFPDVNFVYNEQYDTTNTSKSLMRALRASSNGGVLWMNGDVVFDPAALVRASELIVRDQSFVSVNTSSVSDEEVKYTTTAEGYINELSKTVKNGLGEAVGINYISAKDKPVLLHHLTKVNDQDYFERGLELAIEQDRLLVEPMDISDLYAVEIDFAEDLERANLFV
- a CDS encoding DUF3039 domain-containing protein, whose product is MSSTFPDGTPLETGGGTATLDRELEELLRNEQLDEGDHDRFAHYVKKNDIMKSALSGKPVRALCGKKWTPGRDPEKFPVCQTCKEIYEKLQDD
- the murI gene encoding glutamate racemase; the encoded protein is MTSGRFNRNAPIGIFDSGVGGLTVARAIRDSLPHESITYIGDTAHSPYGTKSIADVRTYALDVMDGLVEQGVKMLVIACNTASAAMLRDARERYDVPVVEVIQPAVRGALAATRNNRIGVIGTTATITSRAYNDAFAAAPHLELFTQAAPKFVEFVEAGQTSGADVLRVAREYLQPLITANIDTLVLGCTHYPFLRGAISYVMGDHVRLVSSDNETAKDVYRELVTRELDRVDPTPPTYIYEATGDNTAEFLRLSSLFLGPQVVSVDYTPTGAINLPLN
- the rph gene encoding ribonuclease PH; translation: MSENITRADGRAVDQLREITIERGWSEQAEGSALISFGKTKVLCTASFTSGVPRWMTGSGKGWVTAEYAMIPRSTNSRMDREAVKGKIGGRTHEISRLIGRSLRAVVNTKALGENTIVIDCDVLQADGGTRTAAITGAYVALAEAITWGKSQKLIPASAEPLIDSVSAVSVGIIDGVPMLDLAYVEDVRAETDMNVVVTGRGLFVEVQGTAEGAPFDRNELNSLLDLAVAGAHDLTNFQRQALA
- the rdgB gene encoding RdgB/HAM1 family non-canonical purine NTP pyrophosphatase, with product MNTFVLATHNQHKIEEFNAILGSLVPGITVIGYDGPEPIEDGVSFAENALIKARAAAAHTGLTSLSDDSGICVDVLGGAPGIFSARWAGSAKDNAANVQLLLDQLGDVRDEDRSAHFQCTIAVVNPVTNEEYVVEGKWPGRIAREIHGANGFGYDPVFIPEGYEVTAAILDPDEKNQLSHRSRALRALADRLSS